A stretch of Methanosphaerula palustris E1-9c DNA encodes these proteins:
- a CDS encoding geranylgeranylglycerol-phosphate geranylgeranyltransferase — MMMTLTGYLKVVRPVNAFVSGLTAALAVLIATGRLDGPVPLLIAVVTLITGAGNVINDYFDYQIDQVNRPNRPIPSGTVSLAGARRYAILLFIVGVLLSFGTTPLCALLAVFNTLLLVLYAARLKAVPLIGNLTVSYLAGSIFIFGGALSGTTGELITLPIAAITFLGMVARELLKDGEDIEGDRAGGARTLPMLIGVQKTGWVAFLFALAGIGASFLPYLTWGQEYLVLIALPDLLILAGALQGLRSVDSTTLRNSRATLLLKGGMFTALAAFTASALIL; from the coding sequence ATGATGATGACGTTGACAGGGTACCTGAAGGTGGTCCGACCGGTCAATGCCTTTGTCTCCGGATTGACCGCAGCTCTGGCCGTGCTGATTGCCACCGGGAGACTGGACGGACCAGTACCGTTGCTGATCGCCGTGGTGACCCTGATCACTGGTGCAGGGAACGTGATCAATGACTACTTTGACTATCAGATCGACCAGGTCAACCGCCCGAACCGTCCGATCCCCTCCGGCACTGTCTCGCTCGCCGGCGCGAGAAGGTATGCTATCCTCCTCTTCATCGTCGGGGTGCTCCTCTCCTTCGGCACCACCCCGCTCTGTGCCCTCCTGGCTGTCTTCAACACACTGCTCCTGGTCCTGTATGCAGCACGCCTCAAGGCGGTCCCTCTGATCGGGAACCTGACCGTCTCGTACCTGGCCGGCTCGATCTTCATCTTCGGCGGGGCACTCTCCGGGACCACCGGGGAACTGATAACCCTCCCGATCGCTGCGATCACCTTCCTCGGTATGGTGGCTCGTGAACTTCTCAAGGACGGCGAGGACATCGAAGGGGACCGGGCCGGAGGGGCCCGCACCCTGCCGATGCTGATCGGCGTACAGAAGACCGGGTGGGTCGCGTTCCTCTTTGCCCTGGCCGGGATCGGGGCCTCGTTCCTCCCGTACCTGACCTGGGGGCAGGAGTACCTGGTCCTGATCGCTCTCCCGGACCTGCTGATCCTGGCCGGCGCCCTTCAGGGTCTTCGATCTGTCGACAGTACCACCCTCAGAAACAGTCGCGCGACCCTCCTGCTGAAGGGCGGGATGTTCACAGCCCTCGCTGCCTTTACCGCCTCAGCCCTCATCCTCTGA
- a CDS encoding tRNA (guanine(10)-N(2))-dimethyltransferase gives MDLIEVTEGRTTFRIPVQDPNSPFPPSSAPVFFNPKMAMNRDATVLLLSVLNPEEYLDTMGASGVRGLRVAGECRIPVVINDRDPAAADLIRANLAGAGLEGRVTVEDANVLLSRERFDAVDLDPFGSPAPFTDAACRSAKRYLFVTATDTAPLCGAHLKAGIRRYATKPLNTEYHAEVGLRILLGYVARTMVKYDRGLSPLFCFASAHFLRLHLQAEKGADAADRTVARLGFLYHCPSCPERTEEPGVLPHDHVCPRCGTTMLPIGPLWLGSLSDMALLDQMKERLPDLSLSTERRLGKLLDVLKVELPTSSHYDYHRIAKWIGGSPPAIDVVIARLIQTGYRASRAHYSGTALKTDAPLDAIAAALSAQ, from the coding sequence ATGGATCTGATCGAGGTGACTGAGGGGAGGACCACATTTCGGATCCCGGTTCAGGATCCGAACTCCCCGTTTCCACCATCCAGTGCACCGGTCTTCTTCAATCCGAAGATGGCCATGAATCGGGACGCGACAGTACTTCTTCTCTCGGTGCTGAACCCTGAGGAATACCTGGACACGATGGGCGCAAGCGGTGTCCGGGGGTTGCGGGTGGCCGGCGAGTGTCGTATCCCTGTGGTGATCAACGACCGGGATCCAGCAGCCGCCGATCTGATCCGCGCCAACCTGGCCGGTGCCGGCCTCGAAGGGAGGGTGACCGTCGAGGATGCGAACGTCCTCCTCTCGCGGGAACGGTTCGATGCGGTGGACCTGGACCCGTTCGGCTCCCCGGCCCCGTTCACCGATGCGGCCTGTCGGAGCGCCAAACGCTACCTCTTTGTGACCGCGACCGATACGGCCCCGCTCTGTGGAGCGCATCTGAAGGCCGGGATCCGGCGGTACGCGACGAAGCCGTTGAACACCGAGTACCATGCCGAGGTCGGCCTTCGGATCCTGCTCGGGTATGTGGCCAGGACGATGGTCAAGTACGACCGGGGGCTCTCACCGCTCTTCTGCTTTGCCAGCGCCCATTTCCTGCGGCTACACCTGCAGGCCGAGAAGGGGGCTGATGCCGCTGACCGGACGGTAGCTAGGCTCGGATTTCTGTATCATTGCCCCTCATGCCCGGAGAGGACTGAGGAACCGGGGGTGCTTCCCCATGACCATGTCTGCCCCCGCTGCGGCACGACGATGCTCCCGATCGGGCCGCTCTGGCTCGGTTCTCTGAGCGATATGGCACTGCTCGATCAGATGAAGGAACGCCTTCCCGACCTCTCTCTCTCGACCGAGCGAAGGCTTGGGAAACTGCTGGACGTGCTCAAGGTTGAACTTCCGACTTCCAGCCACTATGACTATCATCGGATTGCAAAATGGATTGGGGGTTCGCCTCCTGCGATCGATGTGGTGATCGCCCGGCTGATACAGACAGGGTACCGGGCGAGCCGGGCGCACTACTCAGGCACGGCCCTCAAGACCGATGCCCCGCTCGATGCGATCGCTGCGGCACTCAGTGCTCAGTGA
- a CDS encoding bactofilin family protein: MKIRQIGDTYIAPPGAVFAGNVKIDGDLILPAKTNIWGSLVVSGRVDLGPCSQIKGSVWCGRAVIGAWATIEGSLTSTGDVTISDNAHLGPVEAQGTVILRPGVVAHGVQTTGTIWIYGKIKSGGLSGRHVKVYGNS, translated from the coding sequence ATGAAGATCCGTCAGATTGGAGATACCTATATCGCGCCGCCCGGAGCGGTCTTTGCCGGCAATGTGAAGATCGATGGAGATCTGATCCTGCCAGCGAAGACCAATATCTGGGGTAGCCTGGTCGTCTCCGGCAGGGTCGACCTCGGCCCCTGTTCACAGATTAAAGGATCGGTCTGGTGCGGACGGGCGGTGATTGGGGCATGGGCCACCATCGAAGGGAGCCTGACCTCAACAGGAGATGTGACGATCTCAGATAACGCCCACCTCGGACCGGTCGAGGCACAAGGAACCGTGATCCTCCGGCCGGGCGTGGTCGCACATGGCGTCCAGACCACCGGTACGATCTGGATCTACGGCAAGATTAAGAGTGGTGGATTAAGCGGCCGGCACGTGAAGGTCTACGGGAATAGTTGA
- a CDS encoding OBG GTPase family GTP-binding protein produces MSGLEDQIQELEAELERTPYNKATSKHIGRLKAKIAKLKDEAVTRAMKASGGGEGFSVKKSGDATVVLVGFPSVGKSTLLNKLTGTKSEVGAYAFTTLTVVPGSMDYKGAKIQILDIPGLIAGAAMGRGRGKEVIGVVRSADIIVILLDVFNGAHAGVLLKELYDAGIRINKPKPDITIKRTSNGGVLLHAVGTLDLEIEEVRSILAENKIMNADVLVRGGATQDDLIDAMIGSRVYIPAFIAVNKVDLVDAETQEEIRRGIVDEIGVEPLMISAHSGLHMDELKDEVYNKLGFMRVFLKPQNGVADLEEPLIIRTGSTVADICRKLHRDFVSRFRYARVWGRSVKHPGQRVGLPHQIIDSDILSIITEH; encoded by the coding sequence GATCGCCAAACTCAAGGACGAGGCGGTCACCAGGGCAATGAAGGCCAGTGGTGGCGGGGAGGGGTTCTCAGTCAAGAAGTCAGGTGATGCCACAGTCGTACTGGTCGGGTTCCCATCGGTCGGTAAGAGTACCCTCTTGAACAAACTGACCGGGACCAAGAGCGAGGTCGGCGCCTATGCGTTCACGACCCTGACGGTGGTGCCAGGGTCGATGGACTACAAGGGAGCGAAGATCCAGATCCTTGATATCCCCGGTCTGATTGCCGGCGCAGCGATGGGGAGGGGGCGCGGCAAGGAGGTGATCGGCGTCGTTCGGTCGGCCGACATCATCGTGATCCTCCTTGATGTCTTCAATGGCGCCCATGCAGGGGTGCTGCTCAAGGAGTTGTACGATGCCGGAATCCGGATCAATAAGCCAAAGCCCGACATCACCATCAAGAGGACCTCAAACGGCGGGGTGTTGCTCCATGCGGTCGGGACCCTGGACCTTGAGATCGAGGAGGTCAGGTCGATCCTTGCAGAGAACAAGATCATGAACGCCGATGTGCTGGTCAGGGGCGGTGCGACCCAGGACGACCTGATCGATGCGATGATTGGGAGCCGGGTCTACATTCCTGCATTTATCGCAGTCAACAAGGTCGACCTCGTTGACGCCGAGACCCAGGAGGAGATAAGGAGAGGGATCGTCGATGAGATCGGGGTCGAACCGCTGATGATCTCGGCACACAGCGGGCTCCACATGGACGAACTCAAGGACGAGGTCTATAACAAACTCGGGTTCATGCGGGTCTTCTTAAAGCCGCAGAACGGGGTCGCAGACCTTGAAGAACCGCTGATCATCAGGACTGGGTCGACCGTCGCCGATATCTGCAGAAAACTCCACCGTGACTTTGTCAGCAGGTTCCGGTATGCCCGGGTCTGGGGAAGATCGGTCAAGCACCCTGGCCAGCGGGTCGGGCTGCCACATCAGATCATAGACAGTGATATCCTCTCGATCATCACTGAGCACTGA